The Streptomyces nitrosporeus genome includes a window with the following:
- a CDS encoding dihydrofolate reductase family protein, giving the protein MGLGSYRPAYDNGITSPYAHLRQYVVSTTLDREVDPAVTVVGRDPLGLVRALKKEEGGLDIWLCGGGKLAGVLLPELDEMIVKSYPVVAGAGSRCPTGASTPPSSTWPTAPCSTTG; this is encoded by the coding sequence ATGGGGCTCGGCAGCTACCGTCCCGCCTACGACAACGGCATCACCAGTCCGTACGCGCACCTGCGCCAGTACGTCGTCTCCACCACCCTCGACCGCGAGGTCGACCCGGCCGTGACCGTCGTGGGCCGGGACCCTCTCGGCCTGGTCCGCGCTCTCAAGAAGGAGGAAGGGGGACTGGACATCTGGCTGTGCGGGGGCGGCAAGCTGGCCGGGGTGCTGCTGCCCGAGCTCGACGAGATGATCGTCAAGAGCTACCCGGTGGTGGCGGGGGCGGGGTCCCGGTGTCCGACGGGGGCTTCGACCCCACCGTCTTCGACGTGGCCGACCGCACCCTGTTCGACAACGGGGTGA
- a CDS encoding L,D-transpeptidase, whose product MRPGSTARNARTARSTRTARTATALTLSCLTLLGTAATAGAHAPAVAGAKACTAGTGPYQRPLEKYLGRPVDGTQSTADCEAIRAFQVEHDVETTNGYASLATYRTMVAAEAADDPNADGDCPVRKERVTCVDLDRQLLWVQTSDSVDFGPVPIRSGRDTEETRLGWHSVYWRSRDHVSTIYNNAPMPYSQFFDGGQAIHGRLDPLYDGGGSAGCVNLSLDNAEKLWNLLDVDDLVYIWGAKPGTAD is encoded by the coding sequence ATGCGACCGGGAAGCACCGCGAGGAACGCCAGGACCGCCAGGTCCACGAGGACCGCGAGGACCGCGACCGCGCTCACGCTGAGCTGCCTGACCCTGCTGGGTACGGCCGCGACGGCCGGCGCCCACGCCCCGGCCGTCGCGGGCGCCAAGGCGTGTACGGCGGGCACGGGCCCGTATCAGCGTCCGCTGGAGAAGTACCTGGGCCGCCCGGTGGACGGTACCCAGTCCACCGCCGACTGCGAGGCGATCCGCGCCTTCCAGGTCGAGCACGACGTGGAGACCACCAACGGTTACGCCTCCCTCGCCACGTACCGCACCATGGTCGCCGCCGAAGCAGCCGACGACCCGAACGCGGACGGCGACTGCCCGGTCCGGAAGGAGCGCGTCACCTGTGTCGATCTCGACCGCCAGTTGCTGTGGGTGCAGACGTCGGACTCCGTCGACTTCGGGCCCGTACCGATCCGCAGCGGCCGGGACACCGAGGAGACCCGGCTCGGCTGGCACTCGGTCTACTGGCGCTCGCGCGACCATGTGTCCACCATCTACAACAACGCCCCGATGCCCTACTCGCAGTTCTTCGACGGCGGCCAGGCCATTCACGGGCGTCTCGACCCGCTGTACGACGGCGGGGGCTCGGCCGGCTGCGTCAATCTGTCGCTGGACAACGCGGAGAAGCTCTGGAACCTCCTCGATGTCGACGACCTGGTCTACATCTGGGGCGCCAAGCCGGGCACGGCGGACTGA
- a CDS encoding MarR family transcriptional regulator: protein MAVQHFNAALPAAAVPPPPRRARPGYGKQTVHGQRASSSQDFAFLPERERHIAGYLDRLPDGAAMDIKSLAKDLPLYGQMAIGSALRALAVAGHLRRVHRRIKTDGQYRWVTRTHWSRTAHDNEWWTAHLATEARAGAPEGGPGVFEGGTEAATSVERAKTATGTQELPAGCAATPLPAAADRPAVTPAPPTTPAPQTTPAPQTAPAPTPVPVAGSAPLPLVPHQRAQDPAERPVPPQAPPPTAAAAVPGSPSPAYLALARLGHREPRLALSAADCAALEPLAAAWFARGVSADYLTHALTSGLPQQVGSPVGLVRRRLTDKIPARLPSSPAPGASGTPVRRLLVECAECGRPGPAEALPDGLCRLCRTTPPPVDAAAAPPAPSTDRDISAYVEILRHRHRASR, encoded by the coding sequence GTGGCTGTTCAGCACTTTAACGCCGCCCTGCCCGCCGCCGCAGTACCACCCCCGCCCCGCAGGGCCCGTCCCGGCTACGGCAAGCAGACCGTTCACGGCCAACGCGCCTCCAGTTCTCAGGACTTCGCCTTCCTCCCCGAGCGCGAGCGTCATATCGCCGGATACCTCGACCGCCTGCCCGACGGGGCCGCCATGGACATCAAGTCCCTGGCCAAGGACCTCCCCCTGTACGGCCAGATGGCCATCGGCAGCGCCCTGCGCGCCCTCGCCGTCGCCGGGCACCTGCGCCGCGTACACCGCCGCATCAAGACCGACGGACAGTACCGGTGGGTCACCCGCACCCACTGGTCCCGCACCGCACACGACAACGAGTGGTGGACCGCCCACCTCGCCACCGAGGCCAGGGCAGGGGCTCCCGAGGGCGGACCAGGGGTCTTTGAGGGCGGGACCGAGGCAGCTACCTCCGTGGAAAGGGCCAAAACGGCTACCGGCACACAGGAGCTCCCGGCCGGATGCGCGGCGACTCCCCTCCCCGCAGCCGCAGACCGGCCCGCGGTCACCCCCGCCCCGCCGACCACCCCCGCGCCGCAGACCACTCCCGCCCCGCAGACCGCGCCCGCACCCACGCCCGTACCGGTGGCCGGCTCCGCGCCCCTCCCCCTCGTACCGCACCAGCGTGCTCAGGACCCCGCCGAGCGTCCGGTACCGCCGCAGGCTCCGCCGCCCACCGCCGCCGCAGCGGTGCCCGGCTCCCCCTCTCCCGCCTACCTCGCGCTGGCCCGACTCGGCCACCGCGAGCCGCGCCTGGCCCTCTCCGCCGCCGACTGCGCCGCCCTGGAACCGCTGGCCGCCGCCTGGTTCGCACGCGGTGTCAGCGCCGACTACCTCACCCACGCGTTGACCTCAGGCCTGCCCCAGCAGGTCGGCTCCCCCGTCGGCCTCGTACGCCGCCGCCTCACCGACAAGATCCCGGCCCGGCTCCCGTCGTCCCCGGCCCCGGGCGCGTCCGGCACCCCCGTACGCCGCCTCCTCGTCGAGTGCGCCGAGTGCGGGCGGCCCGGCCCGGCCGAAGCCCTGCCGGACGGCCTCTGCCGCCTCTGCCGCACGACCCCGCCGCCCGTGGACGCGGCAGCGGCCCCACCGGCGCCCTCCACGGACCGGGACATCAGCGCGTACGTCGAGATCCTCCGCCACCGCCACCGCGCCTCCCGGTGA
- a CDS encoding cellulase family glycosylhydrolase produces MRTARSTARRSPVAALMTALATLIGLLALGALGPATAQASERDEQAGALATGLHISDGRLVEGNGNDFVMRGVNHAHTWYPGETQSLADIKATGANTVRVVLSDGHRWSENSPADVASVVAECKANRLICVLEVHDTTGYGEDAAAGTLDHAADYWIGLKDVLDGEENYVIINIGNEPWGNTDPAGWTAPTTAAIQKLRNAGFEHTIMVDAPNWGQDWQGVMRANAQAVYDADTTGNLIFSIHMYSVYNTAEKVTDYLNAFVDAGLPLLIGEFGGPGDQWGDPDEDTMMATAEELGLGYLAWSWSGNTDPILDLVLNFDPAQMTSWGERIFNGPNGIAETSREATVFGGSAGDTEAPTAPGTPAASAVTDTSAELSWAAATDDVGVTAYDVVRIDGGTETKVASSATTSVSVTGLEAGTAYTFAVYARDAAGNRSERSGTVQVTTDEGGTAPVGTCSVGYRIVGQWPGGFQGELTIRNTGTTAIDGWTLGFAFPNGQTVSNMWGGTPAQSGSAVTVTPAGYTSTITAGGSVTVGFTGSHTGTNTAPSAFTLNGGACTTA; encoded by the coding sequence GTGAGAACAGCAAGAAGTACGGCACGCAGAAGTCCCGTCGCCGCCCTGATGACGGCGCTGGCCACACTCATCGGACTACTCGCCCTCGGTGCTCTCGGACCCGCCACGGCGCAGGCGAGCGAGCGGGACGAGCAGGCGGGGGCGCTCGCCACCGGCCTGCACATCAGTGACGGCCGCCTGGTCGAAGGCAACGGCAACGACTTCGTCATGCGGGGCGTCAACCACGCCCACACCTGGTATCCGGGCGAGACGCAGTCGCTGGCCGACATCAAGGCGACCGGCGCCAACACCGTCCGCGTCGTCCTGTCCGACGGGCACCGCTGGAGCGAGAACAGCCCGGCGGACGTCGCCTCCGTCGTCGCCGAGTGCAAGGCCAACCGGCTGATCTGCGTCCTGGAGGTGCACGACACCACCGGGTACGGCGAGGACGCCGCCGCCGGGACCCTGGACCACGCCGCGGATTACTGGATCGGGCTGAAGGACGTACTCGACGGCGAAGAGAACTACGTCATCATCAACATCGGCAACGAGCCCTGGGGCAACACCGACCCGGCCGGCTGGACCGCTCCGACCACTGCGGCGATCCAGAAGCTCCGCAACGCCGGTTTCGAGCACACGATCATGGTGGACGCGCCGAACTGGGGCCAGGACTGGCAGGGCGTCATGCGCGCCAACGCCCAGGCGGTGTACGACGCCGACACCACCGGCAACCTGATCTTCTCGATCCACATGTACAGCGTCTACAACACCGCCGAGAAGGTCACCGACTACCTCAACGCGTTCGTGGACGCCGGACTTCCGCTGCTCATCGGTGAGTTCGGAGGCCCCGGTGACCAGTGGGGCGACCCGGACGAGGACACCATGATGGCGACCGCCGAGGAGCTGGGGCTCGGTTACCTCGCCTGGTCCTGGAGCGGGAACACCGACCCGATCCTCGACCTGGTCCTCAACTTCGACCCGGCGCAGATGACTTCCTGGGGTGAGCGGATCTTCAACGGTCCGAACGGCATCGCCGAGACCTCCCGTGAGGCCACGGTCTTCGGCGGCTCCGCCGGCGACACCGAGGCCCCGACCGCACCCGGCACCCCGGCCGCCTCGGCCGTGACGGACACCTCCGCCGAGCTCAGCTGGGCGGCCGCCACGGACGACGTCGGCGTCACCGCGTACGACGTGGTCCGGATCGACGGCGGCACGGAGACGAAGGTCGCCTCCTCGGCCACCACCTCCGTCTCGGTGACCGGCCTGGAGGCCGGGACCGCGTACACCTTCGCGGTGTACGCCCGGGACGCGGCCGGCAACCGTTCGGAACGCTCGGGCACCGTGCAGGTCACCACCGACGAGGGCGGCACCGCCCCCGTGGGCACCTGCTCGGTCGGCTACCGGATCGTCGGGCAGTGGCCGGGCGGCTTCCAGGGCGAGCTGACCATCCGCAACACCGGCACCACGGCCATCGACGGCTGGACACTGGGCTTCGCCTTCCCCAACGGCCAGACCGTCTCCAACATGTGGGGCGGGACCCCGGCACAGTCCGGCTCCGCGGTGACCGTCACCCCGGCCGGGTACACGTCGACGATCACGGCCGGCGGTTCGGTCACGGTCGGCTTCACCGGCAGCCACACCGGCACCAACACCGCGCCGAGCGCCTTCACGCTCAACGGCGGTGCCTGCACCACGGCCTGA
- a CDS encoding carboxylesterase/lipase family protein, with product MLKRTAQAFISGSLVLGTVTAMGTTGAAAATGPSSLTVSEAVTAPGRAEPVRVRTDKGVVRGRVAEDARTFQGIPYAAPPTGPGRWAPPAPARRWDGVRDATEPGSACPQTGSIGPLGPHSETEDCLFVNVTTPRTAAARPRPVMVYLHGGDHTDGEGAMHGANRLASRGDVVVVTVNYRLGALGYLAHPELEKNGESGNYGFLDQQAALRWVQRNATAFGGDPDNVTLFGQSAGGYSACAHMAAPSSAGLFDRVILQSAACTTPTDGRRDREDALAQGATAVAEIEENGAEDWRTALPGQLVHPFGTGPAYAPSYGGALLPRTPAEAFATGRFNQVPVLQGINRQEDAAGVYNLEAIKRAQTGDPDARLDAADYRAHLEDEFGSEKAGAIAARYPVEDYGGSPARALAAALTDGHWAQYSVETGRALSRHVRTYSYEFADEEVPWYTDPVYAKPGFLMGAAHTFELPYLFELDDFEPLTRAQRGLSDKMIDIWTDFARTGEAAWKPTTPASPNVRSLASGPGGVHGVDFAEEHHYGFWKSLR from the coding sequence ATGTTGAAGCGAACAGCACAGGCATTCATCAGCGGCTCCCTGGTCCTGGGGACAGTGACCGCCATGGGCACCACCGGCGCGGCGGCGGCCACCGGGCCGTCCTCCCTCACCGTGTCCGAGGCTGTCACGGCACCGGGTCGCGCCGAGCCCGTACGGGTGCGTACCGACAAGGGCGTCGTGCGCGGCCGGGTGGCCGAAGACGCGCGTACCTTCCAGGGCATCCCCTACGCCGCCCCGCCCACAGGGCCGGGCCGATGGGCTCCGCCCGCCCCCGCCCGCCGCTGGGACGGCGTCCGCGACGCCACCGAGCCGGGGTCGGCCTGCCCGCAGACCGGTTCCATAGGCCCGCTCGGTCCTCACTCCGAGACCGAGGACTGCCTGTTCGTCAACGTCACCACTCCGCGCACCGCAGCTGCGCGGCCCCGGCCCGTCATGGTGTACCTGCACGGTGGCGACCACACGGACGGCGAGGGCGCCATGCACGGGGCGAACCGGCTGGCCTCGCGGGGAGACGTGGTCGTGGTGACGGTGAACTACCGGCTCGGCGCCCTCGGCTACCTCGCCCACCCGGAGCTGGAGAAGAACGGCGAGTCCGGCAACTACGGTTTCCTCGACCAGCAGGCGGCCCTGCGCTGGGTGCAGCGCAACGCCACCGCCTTCGGCGGCGACCCGGACAACGTCACGCTCTTCGGCCAGTCCGCCGGTGGTTACAGTGCCTGCGCGCACATGGCCGCCCCGTCCTCCGCCGGCCTCTTCGACCGGGTCATCCTCCAGAGCGCCGCCTGCACCACGCCCACGGACGGCCGACGAGACCGCGAGGACGCCCTGGCCCAAGGCGCCACGGCCGTCGCGGAGATCGAGGAGAACGGTGCGGAGGACTGGCGTACCGCTCTTCCCGGACAACTCGTCCACCCCTTCGGTACGGGGCCGGCGTACGCCCCCTCCTACGGCGGCGCCCTGCTCCCCCGTACCCCCGCCGAGGCGTTCGCCACGGGCCGCTTCAACCAGGTCCCGGTGCTCCAGGGCATCAACCGGCAGGAGGACGCGGCCGGTGTGTACAACCTCGAAGCGATCAAGCGGGCGCAGACCGGCGACCCTGACGCACGACTCGACGCCGCCGACTACCGCGCCCACCTGGAGGACGAGTTCGGCAGCGAGAAGGCCGGGGCGATCGCCGCCCGCTACCCGGTCGAGGACTACGGCGGCTCACCCGCGCGGGCACTCGCCGCAGCCCTGACCGACGGCCACTGGGCGCAGTACAGCGTGGAGACCGGCCGCGCGCTGTCCCGCCATGTGCGGACGTACTCCTACGAGTTCGCCGACGAGGAGGTCCCCTGGTACACGGACCCCGTGTACGCGAAGCCCGGGTTCCTGATGGGTGCCGCGCACACCTTCGAGCTGCCCTACCTCTTCGAACTCGATGACTTCGAACCGCTCACCCGGGCCCAGCGCGGACTCTCCGACAAGATGATCGACATCTGGACCGACTTCGCCCGGACCGGTGAGGCCGCCTGGAAGCCCACCACACCGGCGTCCCCCAACGTCCGGTCGCTCGCCTCGGGGCCGGGAGGCGTCCACGGGGTCGACTTCGCCGAGGAGCACCACTACGGCTTCTGGAAGTCCCTGCGCTGA